In Pseudomonas sp. PDM14, a genomic segment contains:
- the ptrC gene encoding type III secretion system co-regulatory protein PtrC has protein sequence MTITDIFANTSTYGVTYASLDESGLHFESEATVHLEDGTLLTLRMPTRQAEKMQIHDVVCVQNGWCLAA, from the coding sequence ATGACCATCACCGACATCTTCGCCAACACCAGCACCTACGGCGTGACCTATGCCAGCCTCGATGAATCGGGCCTGCACTTCGAGTCCGAAGCCACCGTGCACCTGGAAGACGGCACCCTGCTGACCCTGCGCATGCCCACTCGCCAGGCCGAAAAGATGCAGATTCATGATGTGGTCTGCGTGCAGAACGGCTGGTGCCTGGCGGCTTGA
- a CDS encoding substrate-binding periplasmic protein, whose translation MATWLLCAGAVGAAEPLNIYVGQGQMPHADDKVGNHGLFGELMQAICVRLQRECRYQSVPWKRVQVTVATDPQGIVLNIGRIPEREEALVWLLDVLPTAYVLVSRDKTYDTLADALRDGPVVVMGGTPRAQELLALKQPGQVVVEVTDPEQAARMLHSGRVQAWYEIDLRVGYLWHRLQYPADSMRQGKPISVSRSYIAGSSLLKDAPAIQAEMQRTFAQMKADGSWQRILSRYLGDALAAQVLVR comes from the coding sequence ATGGCGACCTGGTTGCTGTGCGCAGGCGCAGTGGGCGCGGCTGAGCCCCTGAACATCTATGTCGGTCAGGGGCAGATGCCGCATGCCGACGACAAGGTCGGCAACCACGGCCTGTTCGGCGAACTGATGCAGGCGATCTGCGTGCGCCTGCAGCGCGAATGCCGTTACCAGAGCGTGCCGTGGAAACGCGTGCAGGTGACGGTGGCAACCGACCCGCAGGGCATCGTGCTGAACATCGGGCGCATTCCCGAGCGCGAAGAGGCGCTGGTCTGGCTGCTCGACGTGCTGCCGACCGCCTACGTACTGGTGAGCCGTGACAAGACCTACGACACCTTGGCCGATGCCTTGCGCGATGGTCCGGTGGTGGTGATGGGCGGCACGCCGCGGGCGCAGGAACTGCTGGCGCTGAAGCAGCCGGGGCAGGTGGTGGTGGAGGTGACCGACCCGGAACAGGCCGCGCGCATGCTGCACAGCGGTCGGGTGCAGGCTTGGTACGAGATCGATTTGCGCGTGGGCTACCTGTGGCATCGCCTGCAGTACCCGGCGGATTCCATGCGGCAGGGCAAGCCGATCAGCGTGTCGCGCAGTTACATCGCCGGTAGCTCGCTGCTCAAGGATGCACCCGCCATTCAGGCGGAAATGCAGCGCACCTTCGCGCAAATGAAGGCCGATGGCAGTTGGCAACGCATTCTCAGCCGCTACCTGGGGGACGCCCTGGCGGCGCAGGTGCTGGTGCGCTGA
- a CDS encoding 3-hydroxyacyl-CoA dehydrogenase NAD-binding domain-containing protein, protein MTDAIRYEKGQDNIVVLTIDMPGQSANTMNGVYREAMGQIVARLEAEKDSIAGVIVTSAKKTFFAGGDLNELVKVSKADAKPFYDMILNIKGQLRRLETLGKPVVAAINGAALGGGWEICLACHHRIALDSSSVQLGLPEVTLGLLPGGGGVVRMVRILGLEKALPYLAEGKKVRPDAALKAGLIHDIAATPEEMLSKARAWIVANPAAVQPWDVKGYKIPDGTPSTPAVAQMLAIAPSVLRDKTKGCFPAPEKIMCAAVEGAQVDFDTAQIIEARYFTELVTGQVAKNMIGTFWFQLNEINAGSSRPKGFAPYVTKKVGVLGAGMMGAGIAYVSAAAGIEVVLKDVSIEAAEKGKAYSAALLDKKVSRGQMSAEKREAFLALIKPTVSDADFAGCDLIIEAVFEDRGLKAKVTAAAESAALSDAVIASNTSTLPITGLATAVQKQDKFIGLHFFSPVDKMPLVEIIRGAKTSDETLARGFDYVLQIKKTPIVVEDSRGFFTSRVFGTFTNEGIAMLGEGVSAAMIETEARKAGMPVGPLAISDEVSMSLMEHIRQQTVADLAAEGKSIAQHPAFAVIDLMLKEYKRPGKAAGGGFYDYPAGGKKHLWPQLKARFEKADAQIAQVDVRDRILFIQAIETVRCVEEGVLKSVADANVGSIFGIGFAAWTGGALQFINQYGVQDFVARARYLAEQYGERFEPPALLLEKAAKGEQF, encoded by the coding sequence ATGACTGACGCCATCCGTTACGAAAAGGGCCAGGACAATATCGTCGTTCTGACCATCGACATGCCCGGCCAGAGCGCCAATACCATGAACGGGGTCTACCGCGAGGCCATGGGCCAGATCGTCGCGCGCCTGGAGGCCGAGAAGGACTCCATCGCCGGTGTGATCGTCACTTCGGCGAAGAAGACCTTCTTCGCTGGCGGCGATCTCAACGAGCTGGTCAAGGTCAGCAAGGCCGACGCCAAACCGTTCTACGACATGATCCTCAACATCAAGGGCCAGCTGCGCCGCCTGGAGACCCTGGGCAAGCCGGTGGTGGCTGCGATCAACGGCGCCGCGCTGGGCGGCGGCTGGGAAATCTGCCTGGCCTGCCACCACCGCATCGCCCTGGACAGCTCCAGCGTGCAGCTGGGCCTTCCGGAAGTGACCCTCGGCCTGCTGCCGGGCGGTGGTGGGGTAGTGCGCATGGTGCGCATCCTCGGTCTGGAGAAAGCGCTGCCGTACCTGGCCGAAGGCAAGAAGGTGCGCCCGGACGCCGCGCTCAAGGCCGGCCTGATCCACGATATCGCCGCCACTCCGGAGGAGATGCTGAGCAAGGCCCGCGCCTGGATCGTTGCCAACCCGGCTGCCGTGCAGCCCTGGGATGTGAAGGGTTACAAGATTCCCGATGGCACCCCGAGCACCCCGGCCGTGGCGCAGATGCTGGCCATCGCCCCGAGCGTGCTGCGTGACAAGACCAAGGGCTGCTTCCCGGCGCCGGAGAAGATCATGTGCGCCGCCGTCGAGGGCGCTCAGGTCGACTTCGACACCGCGCAGATCATCGAGGCACGCTACTTCACCGAGCTGGTCACCGGCCAGGTGGCGAAGAACATGATCGGCACCTTCTGGTTCCAGCTCAACGAGATCAACGCCGGCAGCTCGCGGCCCAAGGGCTTCGCGCCGTACGTGACGAAGAAGGTCGGTGTGCTCGGCGCCGGCATGATGGGCGCGGGCATCGCCTATGTGTCGGCGGCGGCCGGCATCGAAGTGGTGCTGAAAGATGTGTCCATCGAGGCGGCGGAGAAGGGCAAGGCCTACTCCGCTGCGCTGCTCGACAAGAAGGTCAGCCGTGGGCAGATGAGCGCCGAGAAGCGCGAGGCCTTTCTTGCCCTGATCAAGCCGACTGTCAGCGATGCCGACTTCGCCGGTTGCGACCTGATCATCGAGGCGGTGTTCGAGGACCGTGGCCTCAAGGCCAAGGTTACCGCAGCAGCCGAAAGCGCCGCGCTGAGTGACGCGGTGATCGCCTCCAACACCTCGACCCTGCCGATCACCGGCCTGGCCACTGCGGTGCAGAAGCAGGACAAATTCATCGGCCTGCACTTCTTCAGCCCGGTCGACAAGATGCCGCTGGTGGAAATCATCCGTGGCGCCAAGACCAGCGACGAGACCCTGGCCCGTGGCTTCGACTATGTGCTGCAGATCAAGAAAACGCCGATCGTGGTCGAGGACAGCCGCGGCTTCTTCACCTCGCGGGTGTTCGGCACTTTCACCAACGAAGGCATCGCCATGCTCGGCGAGGGCGTGAGCGCGGCGATGATCGAGACCGAGGCGCGCAAGGCCGGCATGCCGGTCGGCCCGCTGGCGATCAGCGACGAGGTGTCGATGAGCCTGATGGAGCACATCCGCCAGCAGACCGTTGCCGACCTGGCCGCCGAGGGTAAGTCGATTGCACAGCACCCGGCATTCGCGGTGATCGACCTGATGCTCAAGGAGTACAAGCGTCCGGGCAAGGCCGCCGGTGGCGGCTTCTACGATTACCCCGCAGGCGGCAAGAAACACCTGTGGCCGCAGCTCAAGGCGCGCTTCGAGAAGGCCGATGCGCAGATCGCCCAGGTCGACGTGCGTGATCGCATCCTGTTCATCCAGGCCATCGAGACCGTGCGCTGCGTGGAGGAGGGCGTGCTCAAGTCGGTGGCCGACGCCAACGTCGGCTCGATCTTCGGCATCGGTTTCGCCGCCTGGACCGGCGGGGCGCTGCAGTTCATCAACCAGTACGGCGTGCAGGATTTCGTTGCCCGCGCGCGCTACCTCGCCGAGCAGTATGGCGAGCGCTTCGAGCCGCCAGCGCTGCTGCTGGAGAAGGCCGCGAAGGGCGAGCAGTTCTGA
- a CDS encoding acetyl-CoA C-acetyltransferase, whose product MTEAFIFDAVRTPRGKGKKDGALHSVKPVSLLAGLLRALQQRNGLDTRQVDDVVLGCVTPVGDQGADIAKTAVMAADWDVSVSGVQVNRFCASGLEAVNLGAMKVRSGYEDLVVVGGVESMSRVPMGSDGGAWVMDPETNMHTHFTPQGIGADLIATLEGFSRSDVDSYALRSQQKAARASADGSFAKSLIPVTDQNGIVILDHDEFVRGDSTLDGLGKLKPSFEMMGQMGFDSTALRVYSHVERIEHVHTPGNSSGIVDGAALMLIGSEAKGKELGLKPRARIIATAVTSTDPTIMLTGPAPATRKALAKAGLSVEDIDLFEVNEAFASVVMKFMADMGVSEDKVNVNGGSIAMGHPLGATGCAILGTLLDELEKRDLRYGLATLCVGGGMGIATIIERI is encoded by the coding sequence ATGACCGAAGCATTCATTTTCGACGCTGTGCGCACCCCGCGCGGCAAGGGCAAGAAGGACGGCGCGCTGCACAGCGTCAAGCCCGTCAGCCTGTTGGCCGGCCTGCTGCGCGCACTGCAACAGCGCAATGGCCTGGATACCCGTCAGGTCGACGACGTCGTGCTCGGCTGCGTGACGCCGGTAGGCGACCAGGGCGCGGACATCGCCAAGACCGCGGTGATGGCTGCCGACTGGGACGTCAGCGTATCGGGCGTACAGGTCAACCGCTTCTGTGCCTCGGGCCTGGAGGCGGTCAACCTGGGCGCGATGAAGGTGCGCTCCGGCTACGAGGACCTGGTGGTGGTCGGCGGCGTGGAGTCCATGTCACGCGTACCGATGGGCTCCGACGGCGGTGCCTGGGTGATGGACCCGGAAACCAACATGCACACCCACTTCACCCCGCAGGGCATCGGCGCCGACCTGATCGCCACCCTCGAAGGCTTCAGCCGCAGCGACGTCGACAGCTACGCCCTGCGTTCACAGCAGAAGGCCGCCCGCGCCAGCGCCGACGGTTCGTTCGCCAAATCGCTGATCCCGGTCACCGATCAGAACGGCATCGTCATCCTCGACCACGACGAGTTCGTCCGTGGCGACTCGACCCTCGACGGCCTGGGCAAGCTCAAGCCGAGCTTCGAGATGATGGGCCAGATGGGCTTCGACTCCACCGCTCTGCGCGTCTATAGCCATGTCGAGCGCATCGAGCACGTGCACACGCCGGGCAACAGCTCAGGGATAGTCGATGGCGCCGCGCTGATGCTGATCGGCAGCGAAGCCAAGGGCAAGGAACTGGGCTTGAAGCCGCGTGCGCGCATCATCGCCACGGCCGTAACCAGTACCGACCCGACCATCATGCTCACCGGCCCGGCGCCGGCCACGCGCAAGGCCCTGGCCAAGGCCGGCCTGAGCGTGGAAGACATCGACCTGTTCGAGGTCAACGAGGCGTTTGCCTCGGTGGTGATGAAGTTCATGGCGGACATGGGCGTGAGCGAGGACAAGGTCAACGTCAACGGCGGTTCCATCGCCATGGGCCATCCGCTGGGCGCTACCGGTTGCGCGATCCTCGGCACCCTGCTCGACGAGCTGGAGAAGCGCGATCTGCGCTACGGCCTGGCCACCCTCTGTGTCGGCGGCGGCATGGGCATCGCGACCATCATCGAACGAATCTGA
- a CDS encoding c-type cytochrome, with protein MRRLLTALAFVLCPIASLCAADLVLELPGGTRTWSSAELLAHPQAQDIHIDADVAYKRGMDYRAVPLAALLQGIEAGDHLQAVALDGFAAELPAAPLLSRHGARAWLAVEDPARPWPKLGSKPGAGPFYLVWENPQAAQIGPEQWPFQIERIRRLAPLAKRFPALLPAAAASAEVQAGFAQFQKNCLACHRLNGAGDSQFGPDLNLPHNPTEYLAGDFLRQYIRDPQSLRHWPQGRMPAFSREVLSDQALEQLLAYLRHMATRKARENANAARP; from the coding sequence ATGCGCCGCCTGCTCACCGCCCTCGCCTTCGTCCTGTGCCCCATTGCGTCGCTGTGCGCCGCCGACCTGGTGCTCGAGCTGCCAGGTGGTACGCGCACCTGGAGCAGCGCCGAGTTGCTCGCCCACCCACAGGCGCAGGACATCCACATCGACGCCGACGTCGCCTACAAGCGCGGCATGGACTACCGCGCCGTACCGCTGGCGGCGCTGCTGCAAGGCATCGAAGCGGGCGATCACCTGCAGGCGGTGGCGCTGGATGGTTTCGCTGCCGAACTGCCGGCGGCGCCCCTGCTGTCACGCCACGGCGCACGCGCCTGGCTGGCGGTGGAAGATCCGGCGCGGCCCTGGCCGAAACTGGGCAGCAAGCCCGGTGCCGGGCCGTTCTACCTCGTGTGGGAAAATCCGCAGGCGGCGCAGATCGGCCCCGAGCAGTGGCCATTTCAGATCGAGCGGATCAGGCGCCTGGCGCCGCTGGCCAAGCGCTTTCCGGCGCTGTTGCCGGCCGCAGCGGCAAGTGCGGAGGTACAGGCCGGTTTCGCCCAGTTCCAGAAAAACTGCCTGGCCTGCCACCGCCTGAATGGCGCCGGCGACTCGCAGTTCGGCCCGGACCTCAACCTGCCGCACAATCCCACCGAATACCTAGCCGGCGATTTTCTGCGCCAGTACATCCGCGACCCGCAGAGCCTGCGGCACTGGCCACAGGGGCGCATGCCCGCCTTCTCGCGTGAAGTGCTGAGTGACCAGGCGCTGGAGCAGCTGCTCGCCTACCTGCGCCATATGGCGACGCGCAAGGCGCGTGAGAACGCCAACGCAGCAAGACCATGA
- a CDS encoding proteasome-type protease: MTYCVALNLAEGLVFVSDTRTNAGIDHIAIFSKLHVFGIPGERLIVLQTAGNLATSQSVIGLLRHRFGGNGVNLHNVSTLFDAAALVGATLREVLDRDSTPHTQDIDLSCSFLIGGQIRGEPPQLYNLYPQGNFIVSTDDTPFFQIGESKYGKPILDRALSRETPLSQALRCALISFDSTIRSNVSVGMPLDLMVYKADSLEIPQGFRVQEGDPYFEEIRQQWGGGLRQLLGELPAPPEDYWD; this comes from the coding sequence ATGACCTACTGCGTAGCCCTCAACCTGGCCGAGGGCCTGGTGTTCGTTTCCGATACCCGCACCAACGCCGGCATCGACCACATCGCCATCTTCAGCAAACTGCACGTATTCGGTATTCCCGGCGAGCGCCTGATCGTGCTGCAGACCGCCGGCAACCTGGCCACCTCGCAATCGGTGATCGGCCTACTGCGGCATCGCTTTGGTGGCAACGGTGTCAACCTGCACAACGTCTCGACCCTGTTCGACGCTGCCGCGCTGGTCGGTGCGACCTTGCGCGAAGTGCTCGACCGCGACAGCACCCCGCACACCCAGGACATCGACCTCAGTTGCTCGTTCCTGATCGGCGGGCAGATCCGTGGCGAGCCGCCGCAGCTGTACAACCTTTATCCGCAGGGCAACTTCATCGTCTCCACCGACGACACGCCGTTCTTCCAGATCGGCGAGAGCAAGTACGGCAAGCCGATCCTCGATCGCGCCCTGAGCCGTGAGACGCCACTGTCACAGGCGCTGCGCTGTGCGCTGATCTCCTTCGACTCGACCATCCGCAGCAACGTCTCGGTGGGCATGCCGCTGGACCTGATGGTGTACAAGGCCGACAGCCTGGAGATTCCCCAGGGCTTCCGCGTGCAGGAAGGCGACCCGTACTTCGAAGAAATCCGCCAGCAGTGGGGCGGTGGCCTGCGCCAGCTGCTCGGCGAATTGCCGGCGCCGCCTGAGGATTACTGGGACTAG
- a CDS encoding transglutaminase family protein has protein sequence MRLSIRHDTTYNYDDQVRASIQYLRLTPQESVRQHVLNWQLDLPRPVRAQRDPFGNILHVLTLDEPHEALVIGARGLVEIDEISEFEPDKRSAYPYLRFTRLTQADDALQAFAREHCGNRRDRSCLIELMHALHGHIVYAPGATKVDSTAAEAFTGRAGVCQDHTHAFLACARSLGVPARYVSGYLYSEDDRHLASHAWAEAWLDDGWYSFDVTNELARPERHLKLAVGLDYLDACPVRGMRRGGGGEQMHARVKVSPLLQVQQQ, from the coding sequence ATGAGACTTTCGATTCGTCACGACACCACCTACAACTACGACGATCAGGTGCGCGCGAGCATCCAGTACCTGCGCCTCACGCCGCAGGAAAGCGTGCGTCAGCACGTGCTCAACTGGCAGCTCGACCTGCCGCGCCCGGTGCGCGCGCAGCGCGACCCATTCGGCAATATCCTGCATGTGCTGACCCTGGATGAGCCCCACGAGGCGCTGGTGATCGGCGCGCGCGGGCTGGTCGAGATCGACGAGATCAGCGAGTTCGAGCCGGACAAGCGCTCGGCCTATCCCTACCTGCGCTTCACCCGGCTGACCCAGGCCGACGACGCGCTGCAGGCGTTCGCCCGCGAGCATTGCGGCAATCGCCGTGACCGCAGCTGCCTGATCGAATTGATGCACGCGCTGCACGGCCACATCGTCTACGCGCCCGGGGCGACCAAGGTCGACAGCACGGCGGCAGAGGCCTTCACCGGTCGCGCCGGCGTCTGCCAGGACCACACCCATGCCTTCCTCGCCTGTGCGCGCAGCCTCGGTGTGCCGGCGCGCTACGTGTCGGGCTACCTGTACAGCGAAGATGACCGGCACCTGGCCAGCCATGCCTGGGCCGAAGCCTGGCTGGACGATGGCTGGTACAGCTTCGACGTGACCAACGAGCTGGCACGCCCCGAGCGTCACCTGAAGCTGGCGGTCGGTCTCGACTACCTCGATGCCTGCCCGGTGCGTGGCATGCGCCGTGGCGGTGGTGGCGAGCAGATGCATGCGCGGGTCAAGGTGTCGCCCCTGCTGCAGGTGCAACAGCAGTAA
- a CDS encoding alpha-E domain-containing protein has translation MLSRTASDLYWMSRYLERAENLARMLDVSYSLSLMPQDGRGDGIDELAMPLLITGTMEEYLERHGQMHAERMLHFFALDADNPASIYCCLQAARTNAHAVRGRITADMWENINATWLEMRGIAAQGLGRYGISRFCEWVKERSHLFRGATFGTIMRGEAYRFIRLGTFIERADNTLRLLDARYEMLGEEAEAVSDTSARGYYQWSALLRALSSFEAFTEIYRGSPRTRKISEMLLLRADVPRSLRACMEELNLMLSGLPGENGRPAQRMAAELDARLRYTSIDEVLDEGLHVWLTDFILLVRQLGSSIHTSYLEVV, from the coding sequence ATGTTGAGTAGAACTGCCTCCGACCTGTACTGGATGTCGCGCTATCTGGAACGTGCCGAAAACCTCGCACGGATGCTCGACGTCAGCTATTCGCTGTCGCTGATGCCGCAGGACGGCCGCGGCGATGGCATCGACGAACTGGCCATGCCGCTGCTGATCACCGGCACCATGGAAGAGTACCTGGAGCGCCACGGGCAGATGCATGCCGAGCGCATGCTGCACTTCTTCGCCCTCGATGCGGACAACCCGGCCAGCATCTACTGCTGCCTGCAGGCCGCGCGCACCAACGCCCATGCGGTGCGTGGGCGCATTACCGCGGACATGTGGGAGAACATCAACGCCACCTGGCTGGAGATGCGCGGCATCGCCGCCCAAGGGCTGGGGCGCTACGGCATCAGCCGCTTCTGCGAGTGGGTCAAGGAGCGTTCGCACCTGTTCCGCGGGGCCACCTTCGGCACCATCATGCGCGGCGAAGCCTATCGCTTCATCCGCCTGGGCACCTTCATCGAGCGTGCCGACAACACCCTGCGCCTGCTCGATGCGCGCTACGAGATGCTCGGCGAGGAAGCCGAGGCGGTCAGCGACACCTCCGCCCGCGGCTACTACCAGTGGAGCGCGCTGCTGCGTGCGTTGTCCTCGTTCGAGGCCTTCACCGAGATCTACCGCGGCTCGCCGCGCACCCGCAAGATTTCCGAAATGCTCCTGCTGCGTGCCGATGTGCCGCGTTCGCTGCGCGCCTGCATGGAGGAGCTCAACCTGATGCTCTCCGGCCTGCCCGGGGAGAACGGGCGCCCTGCGCAGCGCATGGCCGCCGAGCTGGATGCGCGCCTGCGCTATACCAGCATCGACGAAGTGCTCGACGAGGGCCTGCACGTCTGGCTCACCGATTTCATCCTGCTCGTTCGCCAGTTGGGCAGTTCCATCCACACGTCCTACCTGGAGGTCGTATGA
- a CDS encoding circularly permuted type 2 ATP-grasp protein — translation MARTFFDEMYDASGIVRPHYREFARWLADTPEELLAQRRREADLLFHRAGITFTLYGDEQGTERLIPFDTIPRSIPASEWRIVEAGCIQRVKALNMFLADLYHDQRIIRAGIIPAEQVLANEGYQLAMQGLDLHRDIYAHIAGVDLVRDGDGTYYVLEDNLRTPSGVSYMLEDRKMMMRLFPELFALQRIAPIDHYPNLLLDTLKSSSPLDNPSVVVLTPGRFNSAYFEHAFLAREMGVELVEGADLFVRDDRVYMRTTAGPQPVDVIYRRLDDAFLDPLAFNPDSMLGVPGLLAAYRSGNVVLANAVGTGVADDKSIYPYVTDMIRFYLDEEPILKNVPTWQCRKPEDLSHVLANLPELVVKETQGSGGYGMLVGPAATKAEIEAFRARLKAKPEAYIAQPTLCLSTCPTFVESGIAPRHIDLRPFVLSGRETRLVPGGLTRVALREGSLVVNSSQGGGTKDTWIVED, via the coding sequence ATGGCCCGCACCTTTTTTGACGAGATGTACGACGCGAGCGGCATAGTCCGCCCGCACTACCGGGAATTCGCCCGTTGGTTGGCCGATACGCCGGAGGAGCTGCTCGCTCAACGCCGCCGTGAAGCCGACCTGTTGTTCCACCGCGCCGGGATCACCTTCACCCTCTACGGGGATGAGCAGGGCACCGAGCGGCTGATTCCCTTCGATACCATTCCGCGGAGCATTCCTGCCAGCGAATGGCGCATCGTCGAGGCCGGCTGCATCCAGCGGGTCAAGGCGCTGAACATGTTTCTCGCCGACCTCTATCACGATCAGCGCATCATCCGCGCCGGGATCATTCCGGCCGAGCAGGTGCTGGCCAACGAGGGCTATCAGCTGGCGATGCAGGGCCTGGACCTGCACCGCGACATCTACGCGCACATCGCCGGGGTCGACCTGGTACGCGATGGCGACGGCACCTACTACGTGCTCGAAGACAACCTGCGCACGCCCAGCGGCGTGAGCTACATGCTCGAAGACCGCAAGATGATGATGCGGTTGTTCCCCGAGCTGTTCGCCCTGCAGCGCATCGCGCCCATCGACCACTACCCGAACCTGCTGCTCGACACACTGAAAAGCTCCAGCCCGCTGGACAACCCCAGCGTCGTGGTGCTGACGCCGGGCCGCTTCAACAGTGCCTACTTCGAGCACGCCTTCCTCGCCCGCGAGATGGGCGTGGAGCTGGTGGAGGGCGCGGACCTGTTCGTGCGCGACGACCGCGTGTACATGCGCACCACTGCCGGCCCGCAGCCGGTGGACGTGATCTACCGCCGCCTGGACGACGCCTTCCTCGACCCGCTAGCGTTCAACCCGGACTCCATGCTCGGCGTGCCCGGCCTGCTGGCCGCGTACCGCTCCGGCAACGTGGTGCTGGCCAACGCGGTGGGCACCGGGGTGGCGGACGACAAGTCGATCTACCCCTATGTCACCGACATGATCCGTTTTTATCTCGACGAAGAGCCGATCCTGAAGAACGTGCCGACCTGGCAGTGCCGCAAGCCCGAGGACCTGTCCCACGTGCTGGCCAACCTGCCCGAGCTGGTGGTCAAGGAAACCCAGGGCTCCGGCGGCTACGGCATGCTGGTCGGCCCGGCAGCGACCAAGGCCGAGATCGAGGCCTTCCGCGCGCGCCTCAAGGCCAAGCCCGAGGCGTACATCGCCCAGCCGACGCTGTGCCTGTCGACCTGCCCGACCTTCGTCGAAAGCGGCATCGCGCCACGCCACATCGACCTGCGCCCGTTCGTCCTGTCCGGTCGAGAAACCCGCCTGGTGCCGGGCGGCCTGACGCGCGTGGCACTGCGCGAAGGCTCGCTGGTGGTCAACTCGTCGCAAGGCGGCGGGACCAAGGACACCTGGATCGTCGAGGATTAA
- a CDS encoding type 1 glutamine amidotransferase produces the protein MTDILILTHIDYCPPGHLGRVLDAQNLPFTVLRSDLGELEGYDLDRPLAVAVMGGPMSVNDDLPWIGAEIAALQHFIRRDIPLIGHCLGGQMIARALGAAVHRMPYTETGWQPLIRRDRGNPSPWLSHVPNEFPVFQWHSDTFDLPRDAEWLLSSPWCPNQGFAWGDKVLALQGHPEMSEELVQGWLRDWSHLLDETQASQQSPRAMLTDLSSRVAALNRVAEGFYERWLQLAFGEPEHREPVAHVG, from the coding sequence ATGACCGATATTCTGATTCTGACGCACATCGACTACTGTCCCCCCGGCCACCTGGGCCGGGTGCTGGATGCCCAAAACCTGCCATTCACCGTATTGCGCAGCGACCTCGGCGAACTGGAGGGTTACGACCTCGACCGGCCGCTGGCCGTGGCGGTCATGGGCGGGCCGATGAGCGTCAACGACGACCTGCCCTGGATCGGCGCGGAGATCGCCGCGTTGCAGCACTTCATCCGCCGCGACATCCCCCTCATCGGCCATTGCCTGGGCGGGCAGATGATCGCCCGCGCCCTGGGCGCTGCCGTGCACCGCATGCCCTATACCGAGACCGGCTGGCAGCCCTTGATCCGCCGCGACCGTGGCAACCCGAGCCCGTGGTTGAGCCATGTGCCGAACGAGTTCCCGGTGTTCCAGTGGCACAGCGACACCTTCGACCTGCCACGCGATGCCGAGTGGCTGCTGTCCAGCCCTTGGTGCCCGAACCAGGGGTTCGCCTGGGGTGACAAGGTCCTCGCCCTGCAGGGCCACCCGGAAATGAGCGAGGAACTGGTGCAGGGCTGGTTGCGCGACTGGTCGCACCTGCTCGACGAGACCCAGGCCAGCCAGCAGAGCCCGCGCGCCATGCTCACCGACCTGTCGAGCCGCGTCGCCGCGCTCAACCGGGTGGCGGAGGGGTTCTACGAGCGTTGGCTGCAACTGGCCTTCGGCGAGCCCGAGCACCGCGAGCCGGTGGCACACGTCGGCTAA